The proteins below are encoded in one region of Zerene cesonia ecotype Mississippi chromosome 26, Zerene_cesonia_1.1, whole genome shotgun sequence:
- the LOC119836936 gene encoding uncharacterized protein LOC119836936 — protein sequence MDHPGTSRQGADNIVEDLTNCGTDSLSKEIIKIYKKFIEVIQKSDILTFNILINTLNTVDNKPLIQQLITKSKFDIFSCISKHSQVKMLDYLLEQTELLPYLSPMDKAQRNLTIERTFFNCMCSGNEVLLERFYDYWAGDLHWVYNEASSVNDNENLSNLCILLTNAEEYFKRTTAIKSSHPQTLAEIKCIVIFNEFQIALYEQLSEVKKKIRDWKDISDYNRSILREIDLIKEIINIIFKQVEIYSKRVLSICLDKMKQDDDGISLYWKAQAFYMFKTFFWKMDYNICLLILDNIHLLKKRLIMENNMYQKLESKLYHFIYHFRTKWSFYLSRTSTLESDCISTIENEEVHTYPIPCSVDMGGLIRFLVLYLERDHFIEMLRNFKEELNKPILEKNIRPKNSKFSDEEIQSLTPCPEMRDDYSLKKMLRYLQELPSVSDIKKEKQRAQLLLERILQVVGEFLKSTKESMNLDPTTRALIVAEVPIDVVDSLNNIRDYLSKAKKCKILWRMEIAKHGEDIFEKVLQDLLHLKDAIRKVISINRYFVNRSLIRFGINILSARREAIESKIDLPNYLYSCYSQFLGGCMYHLMERIFLDKFYTETWSKHGLSRSLMIEVGHINHDFNMLDKKNGQEIRRIHMFLSKHFNHYKKVINDLLQKVIYQSDRWNNLKNTLANNMLSDYPNSQDMIHLKQLLKSTNNAETRNTMSNFIDNYTDVEVLWDLIERLFEFLIIKTKSFDATNAELKFSMFTDKYKQLCRNGYKHKDMKVNVESLLKLIEQHCSPKPLSSNISVVHAFDGIKEFNAILNMKQFITEEEIKYISNNIPECRRSDGPMFCKIGNDFCTDMEKNVNTALAIEPFDEQSAKIIRTLHVADRDPELLKCYLERITFLSNIINKQHRDFFVVQYKYNAQFRICLEMILIDLLNISAKCKRIATIQKQNKLLTEINMRNVLAHGNALLEVIGEVLDTNDLPGEIINKSFEFVEDLESVQAIYDLKCGGFCFENIDNDGNIYNTVSITDKEKELFTKFKESKHWQNYLHLIPEYAAHKWSIAKQLKEQEIEAKLKLIEAVKINGDIDNLASILEKVDINHVDDNGNAAIHYAAMNGNLDVIKELTVNMANINIKNEDNKMTALHYAALKGHSEVVNYLVECGADIEKDKQGHTYKDIEELKAEASKKRMEERSEELELDAGDFNIFGMDD from the coding sequence ATGGATCATCCAGGGACATCAAGGCAAGGAGCAGACAATATTGTAGAAGACCTCACAAATTGTGGTACTGACTCCTTgtctaaagaaataattaaaatatacaagaagTTTATTGAAGTTATACAAAAGAGTGATATATtgacattcaatattttaatcaatacttTAAATACTGTTGATAATAAACCATTAATACagcaattaattacaaaaagcaAGTTTGATATATTTAGCTGTATAAGCAAACATTCCCAAGTGAAAATGCTTGATTATCTTCTGGAACAAACTGAGCTTTTGCCATATCTGTCTCCGATGGATAAAGCACAACGTAATTTAACAATAGAACGCACATTCTTCAACTGCATGTGTAGTGGGAATGAAGTACTATTGGAAAGGTTCTATGACTACTGGGCTGGTGATCTTCATTGGGTTTACAATGAGGCGAGCAGTGTGAATGATAACGAAAATTTGAGTAATCTCTGTATTCTGTTAACCAACGCCGAAGAATATTTCAAGAGAACTACAGCTATCAAATCCAGCCATCCACAAACATTGGCCGAAATTAAATGCATTgtcatttttaatgaattccaAATTGCTTTATATGAACAGTTAAGCGaggttaaaaagaaaattaggGATTGGAAAGATATATCAGATTACAATAGATCTATTCTCCGTGAAATAGATCTTATTAAAgagattattaatattatttttaaacaagtcgaaatttattctaaaagagttttatcaatttgtttggataaaatgaaacaagatGATGATGGTATATCACTGTACTGGAAAGCCCAGGCATTCTATATGTTCAAAACCTTTTTTTGGAAAATGGACTATAATATATGTCTATTAATTTTAgacaatatacatttattaaagaaaagacttataatggaaaataatatgtatcagAAATTAGAGTCAAAGCTGTATCACTTTATTTACCATTTTAGGACGAAGTGGTCCTTTTATTTGTCAAGAACTAGTACACTAGAGAGTGATTGTATCTCGACAATCGAAAATGAGGAGGTCCACACGTATCCAATACCCTGTTCAGTGGACATGGGAGGGTTGATAAGATTTCTAGTGTTGTACTTAGAGAGAGACCactttattgaaatgttacgtaattttaaagaagagCTAAATAAACCAATCTTAGAGAAAAATATAAGACCCAAGAACTCGAAATTCTCCGATGAAGAAATCCAATCGCTCACACCATGTCCTGAAATGAGAGAtgattattctttaaaaaagatGTTGCGCTACCTCCAGGAACTTCCTTCTGTTTcagatataaaaaaggaaaagcaGAGAGCGCAACTATTACTAGAGAGAATTTTGCAAGTTGTCGGGGAATTTCTTAAAAGCACAAAAGAAAGTATGAATTTAGATCCAACGACACGCGCTTTGATAGTTGCGGAAGTACCAATAGATGTTGTGGAtagtttaaacaatataagagATTATCTAAGTAAggcaaaaaaatgtaaaattcttTGGCGAATGGAGATCGCTAAACACGGTGAAGACATTTTCGAAAAAGTCTTACAAGATTTGTTACATCTAAAAGATGCAATACGAAAGGTGATTAGTATCAATAGATATTTTGTGAATAGATCTCTTATTAGGTTCGGTATCAACATTTTGTCAGCTAGAAGAGAGGCAATAGAAAGCAAAATCGATTTAcctaattatttgtattcttGCTATTCCCAGTTTTTGGGAGGTTGTATGTATCATTTAATGGAAAggatatttttagataaattttatactgaGACATGGAGTAAACATGGTTTATCCAGAAGCCTTATGATAGAAGTTGGTCATATAAACCATGATTTTAATATGCTTGATAAGAAAAATGGCCAAGAAATTAGACGGATACATATGTTCTTGTCAAAACATTTCAATcactataaaaaagttattaacgACTTACTCCAAAAGGTTATATATCAGAGTGATCGAtggaataatttgaaaaatacgttagctaataatatgttaagtGATTATCCTAATTCTCAAGATatgattcatttaaaacaactCTTGAAATCTACAAATAATGCTGAGACTCGTAACACTATGTCTAATTTTATCGACAATTATACAGATGTCGAAGTATTGTGGGACCTTATAGAGAGACTATTTGAATTCTTGATTATAAAGACGAAGAGTTTTGATGCAACAAATGCAGAATTAAAATTCAGTATGTTCACAGACAAATACAAACAACTTTGTAGGAATGGATACAAGCATAAAGATATGAAAGTTAATGTTGAGAGTTTACTTAAGCTAATAGAACAACACTGCTCGCCAAAACCTCTGTCCTCAAATATAAGTGTTGTTCACGCATTTGATGgcattaaagaatttaatgcAATTCTTAATATGAAACAATTCATAACCGAagaggaaattaaatatatttccaataaCATTCCCGAGTGTCGTAGAAGCGATGGACCAATGTTTTGTAAGATTGGAAACGACTTTTGTACCGATATGGAAAAAAACGTAAATACAGCATTGGCAATAGAGCCATTTGATGAACAGTCGGCGAAAATTATCCGTACTTTGCATGTTGCAGATCGAGACCCTgaattgttaaaatgttatttggaAAGGATAAcctttctttcaaatataataaacaagcaacaccgagacttttttgtagtacaatataaatataatgcacAATTTAGAATTTGTTTGGAAATGATCCTAATTGATCTACTGAATATATCTGCTAAATGTAAGAGAATAGCGACAATACAGAAACAGAACAAATTACtgactgaaataaatatgcgTAACGTCTTAGCGCACGGTAACGCCTTGCTTGAAGTAATCGGCGAAGTTTTGGATACGAATGATCTTCCAggggaaataataaataagtcatTTGAATTTGTTGAAGATTTGGAATCAGTACAAGcaatatatgatttaaaatgcGGCGGATTTTGCTTTGAGAACATAGACAATGATGGTAACATTTACAATACTGTCAGTATTACTGACAAAGAAAAggaattatttactaaatttaaagAGTCAAAACACTGGCAGAATTATTTACATCTAATACCCGAATATGCAGCGCATAAGTGGAGTATCGCAAAGCAATTGAAAGAACAGGAAATTGAAGCGAAATTGAAGCTTATTGAAGcggttaaaataaatggagATATTGATAATCTCGCGAGTATACTAGAAAAAGTTGACATAAACCATGTCGATGACAATGGTAATGCAGCTATTCACTACGCTGCTATGAATGGAAACCTAGATGTCATTAAAGAATTGACAGTAAATATggctaatattaatattaaaaatgaagataataaaatgacgGCATTGCATTACGCGGCTCTGAAAGGTCACTCGGAAGTAGTTAACTATTTAGTAGAGTGCGGTGCTGATATAGAGAAGGACAAACAGGGACACACCTATAAAGATATCGAAGAATTAAAAGCTGAGGCGTCCAAGAAGAGAATGGAAGAGAGATCTGAAGAGTTAGAGTTAGACGCGggtgattttaatatatttggtaTGGACGATTAG